A stretch of the Nicotiana tabacum cultivar K326 chromosome 6, ASM71507v2, whole genome shotgun sequence genome encodes the following:
- the LOC107800217 gene encoding berberine bridge enzyme-like 8: MRVSGFHSIRLLLVVILVSWGSSSLAQDQDHLSFIQCLKLYSDTLFPISTNLYNPEDALYSSVLSASIRNLRFNESYTPKPRLIITATHESHVQAAILCGKSHGLEMRIRSGGHDYEGSSYVSFVPFFVLDLLNFRSIIVNIKEETAWVQSGATVGELYYAIANKSKVHGFPAGMCPTNGVGGHFSGGGFGNMMRKYGLSVDNIIDAKLVDAQGRILERESMGEDLFWAITGGGAASFGVVLAYKIKLVPVPQNVTVFQVEKTGEDNITESVHRWLEIADGFDRDVFFNMILDVANHGVENKNRTIRATFMGFFLGDSERLITLMNDNFPELGLENQDCHQVSWIESVVYWGNLPINNGTSTEVLLNRTPPELYHSKIKSDYLQRSIPKEGLNLIFKKMVELEAPYMSFYPYGGKMSEISPDAKPFPHRAGNIANIMYGTDWTEHGFEAEYYYSGLTRKLYDFMTPFVSKFPREAYLNFKDFDLGINHHGQNSYLQGKGYGDKYFKENYDKLVEIKSRVDLENYFKNEQSIPLRPLSAEGKLQKGISVI; encoded by the coding sequence ATGAGAgtttcaggctttcactcaataCGTCTTCTTCTTGTTGTTATTCTTGTTTCATGGGGAAGCTCAAGCTTAGCCCAAGATCAAGATCATCTCAGCTTCATTCAATGCCTTAAACTCTATTCAGATACTCTTTTCCCAATCTCCACAAACCTCTACAATCCAGAAGACGCTTTATATTCATCCGTCCTTAGTGCTTCCATTAGAAACCTTCGTTTCAATGAGTCTTATACCCCAAAACCCCGCCTCATTATCACAGCTACTCATGAATCTCATGTCCAGGCTGCCATTTTATGTGGCAAGAGCCATGGCCTTGAGATGAGAATCCGAAGTGGTGGCCATGATTATGAGGGTTCTTCTTATGTTTCGTTTGTCCCgttcttcgttcttgatcttTTGAACTTTAGGTCCATCATTGTGAACATCAAAGAAGAGACTGCTTGGGTTCAATCTGGTGCTACTGTTGGGGAGCTttactatgcgatcgcaaataAAAGCAAAGTTCACGGTTTCCCTGCTGGAATGTGCCCTACTAATGGTGTAGGTGGACATTTTAGTGGTGGAGGCTTTGGTAACATGATGAGAAAATACGGTCTTTCTGTTGATAATATTATTGATGCAAAATTAGTTGATGCACAAGGTCGTATTCTTGAGAGAGAGTCAATGGGGGAAGACTTGTTTTGGGCCATTACAGGGGGTGGTGCAGCAAGTTTTGGTGTGGTCTTAGCATATAAAATAAAGTTAGTCCCTGTGCCACAAAATGTGACAGTCTTTCAAGTAGAAAAAACTGGTGAAGATAACATTACTGAATCTGTTCACCGTTGGCTAGAAATAGCAGATGGTTTTGATAGAGATGTATTCTTCAATATGATTCTTGATGTAGCAAATCATGGAGTAGAGAATAAAAACAGGACGATCCGAGCCACATTTATGGGATTTTTCTTAGGAGATTCAGAAAGACTCATCACTCTCATGAATGACAATTTTCCAGAACTGGGATTGGAAAATCAAGATTGTCACCAAGTAAGTTGGATTGAATCAGTGGTCTATTGGGGCAATTTACCCATTAATAATGGCACATCAACTGAAGTTCTACTCAACAGAACACCTCCAGAACTGTATCATAGCAAGATAAAATCGGACTATCTCCAGAGGTCTATACCAAAAGAAGGACTAAATTTGATATTCAAGAAAATGGTTGAACTAGAGGCTCCTTACATGTCTTTCTACCCTTATGGAGGAAAAATGAGTGAGATTTCACCTGATGCAAAACCATTTCCTCATAGAGCAGGAAACATAGCAAATATTATGTATGGAACAGATTGGACAGAGCATGGATTTGAAGCTGAATACTATTACAGTGGTTTAACAAGAAAGCTGTATGACTTCATGACTCCTTTTGTGTCCAAGTTCCCTAGGGAAGCATATTTGAACTTCAAAGACTTTGATTTAGGAATCAATCACCATGGACAGAACAGCTATTTACAGGGGAAAGGATATGGAGACAAGTATTTCAAGGAGAATTATGATAAGTTGGTGGAGATTAAGAGTAGAGTGGATCTTGAGAATTACTTCAAGAATGAACAAAGCATCCCACTCCGTCCACTTTCGGCAGAAGGCAAACTGCAAAAGGGTATTAGCGTTATTTAA